One Gammaproteobacteria bacterium genomic window carries:
- a CDS encoding FtsX-like permease family protein, with protein sequence MFFRDFIRLTVSAVAAQRLRSLLTGLGIAVGIAAVVLLTSIGEGIRQYVLSEFTQFGTRLVMINPGRTVTLGTPLGILGTVRPLSLQDAAALEKLPETRGVVAATQGNAEVEYGPRRRRVTVYGVGPALPEVFRMDVASGRFLPPDKLDTPRAFAVLGSKARSELFGTANPLGKRIRVGGARYRVIGVMESKGQMLGIDMDDAIYIPTARAMDLFNRESLMEIDVLYAPETEVNDVVAAIKRTLTARHGREDFTITTQEQMLDVLGSVLGVLTFAVGALGGISLAVGAVGILTVMTITVSERTGEIGLLRALGARRGQVLGLFLGEAMVLAALGGAAGLALGMGGAQVLHWAIPALPVHTPMWYVLLAETLATAIGLIAGVAPAQRAARMNPLEALRAE encoded by the coding sequence GTGTTTTTCCGCGACTTTATCCGTCTCACTGTCTCCGCCGTCGCGGCCCAGCGGCTGCGCAGCCTGCTGACGGGGCTGGGTATCGCCGTGGGCATTGCCGCGGTGGTGCTGCTCACCTCCATCGGCGAAGGCATACGGCAATACGTATTGTCGGAATTCACCCAATTCGGCACCCGCCTGGTGATGATCAACCCTGGTCGCACCGTGACGCTGGGCACGCCCCTGGGGATCCTCGGTACCGTCCGCCCGCTCAGTCTGCAAGACGCCGCGGCCCTGGAAAAACTGCCGGAAACACGCGGTGTGGTCGCCGCCACGCAAGGGAACGCCGAGGTGGAATACGGCCCCAGACGGCGGCGCGTCACCGTTTATGGCGTCGGTCCGGCGCTGCCGGAAGTCTTTCGCATGGACGTGGCGAGCGGCCGCTTCCTTCCGCCCGACAAGCTGGACACCCCCCGCGCCTTCGCCGTGCTGGGCAGCAAAGCGCGCAGCGAACTGTTCGGCACGGCCAACCCCCTGGGCAAACGCATACGGGTGGGCGGCGCGCGTTACCGCGTCATCGGCGTGATGGAATCCAAGGGCCAGATGCTGGGCATCGACATGGACGACGCCATTTACATCCCCACCGCCCGCGCCATGGACTTGTTCAACCGCGAAAGCCTGATGGAAATCGACGTGCTCTACGCCCCGGAAACGGAAGTGAACGATGTCGTGGCCGCCATCAAGCGCACCCTCACCGCCCGTCATGGCCGGGAGGATTTCACCATCACCACCCAGGAACAAATGCTGGATGTGCTGGGCTCAGTGCTGGGTGTGCTGACCTTTGCCGTCGGCGCCCTGGGCGGCATTTCGCTGGCCGTGGGCGCGGTGGGCATACTCACCGTTATGACCATCACCGTGAGCGAACGCACCGGCGAAATCGGCTTGCTCCGCGCGCTGGGCGCGCGGCGGGGACAGGTGCTCGGTTTGTTTCTCGGGGAAGCCATGGTGCTGGCGGCCCTGGGCGGTGCCGCCGGGCTGGCCTTGGGCATGGGCGGTGCGCAAGTGTTGCACTGGGCCATACCGGCGTTACCGGTCCACACACCGATGTGGTATGTGCTGCTGGCCGAAACCCTGGCAACCGCCATCGGCCTCATCGCCGGTGTGGCCCCCGCCCAACGGGCGGCGCGCATGAATCCGTTGGAAGCCCTGCGGGCGGAGTGA
- a CDS encoding DNA recombination protein RmuC: protein MTAIPFEWALILTTLAGLLAGALVTQLRAARRLGVLREENATLKATLEVERRTNAEKLAMVETGRTQLTETFAALSNQALRSSTEEFLKLARENLKQHHLQAQGDLAEKEKAIATLLRPVKEALNRTERQLQQLEKERQEAYGSLTKHLETMAATQQALQGETRNLVQALRRPEVRGQWGELTLKRLAELAGMVPHCDFYEQESTATGEGLMRPDMIVRLPDEREIVVDVKTPLDAYLSAVDAPSDANKQEHLKHHARKLRERVRELAGKAYWSQFPKSPEFVVLFIPGDQFLSAALDQDPKLLEYALGQKIILATPTSFVALLRAVAYGWRQLALAENAERIREIGEELFRRLGTFTEHLARLGKSLGSSLDHYNKAVGSLDRQVLPGARKFTELGITPRKALTDLEQLEKGVRQVESTPETGDANAKD from the coding sequence ATGACCGCCATCCCCTTCGAATGGGCCTTGATCCTCACCACCCTGGCCGGACTGCTGGCAGGCGCCCTCGTCACACAGCTGCGCGCGGCGCGGCGCCTGGGCGTGCTCAGGGAGGAAAACGCCACCCTCAAAGCCACCCTGGAAGTGGAGCGCCGCACCAACGCGGAAAAGCTGGCCATGGTGGAGACGGGCCGCACCCAGCTCACGGAAACCTTCGCCGCCCTCTCCAACCAGGCCTTGCGCAGCAGCACCGAAGAATTCCTGAAGCTGGCCCGGGAAAACCTCAAGCAGCACCACCTCCAGGCCCAAGGCGACCTGGCGGAAAAGGAAAAAGCCATCGCCACCCTGCTGCGACCGGTAAAAGAGGCTTTGAACCGTACCGAGCGGCAATTGCAGCAACTGGAGAAAGAACGCCAGGAAGCCTACGGCTCGCTCACCAAACACCTGGAAACCATGGCCGCGACCCAGCAGGCGCTGCAGGGGGAGACGCGCAACCTGGTGCAGGCCCTCAGACGGCCGGAAGTGCGCGGCCAGTGGGGGGAGCTCACCCTCAAGCGCCTGGCCGAGCTGGCGGGCATGGTGCCGCATTGCGATTTTTACGAGCAGGAAAGCACCGCCACCGGCGAGGGGCTGATGCGGCCGGACATGATCGTGCGCCTGCCTGACGAGCGCGAAATCGTGGTGGATGTCAAAACGCCTCTGGACGCTTACTTAAGCGCCGTCGACGCCCCCAGCGACGCCAACAAACAAGAGCACCTCAAACACCACGCCCGCAAGCTGCGGGAGCGGGTGCGGGAACTCGCCGGCAAAGCCTATTGGAGCCAGTTCCCCAAAAGCCCCGAGTTCGTGGTGCTGTTCATCCCCGGCGATCAATTTCTGAGTGCAGCCCTGGACCAGGATCCGAAGCTGCTGGAATACGCCCTGGGCCAGAAAATCATCCTCGCCACCCCCACCAGCTTCGTCGCCCTGCTGCGGGCCGTGGCCTACGGCTGGCGGCAGCTGGCACTGGCGGAAAACGCAGAGCGGATTCGCGAAATCGGCGAAGAGCTGTTCCGCCGCCTGGGCACATTCACCGAACACCTGGCCCGCCTGGGCAAAAGCCTGGGCAGCAGCCTGGATCACTACAACAAGGCCGTGGGCTCCCTGGACCGGCAAGTCCTGCCCGGCGCGCGCAAATTCACCGAGCTGGGCATCACCCCGCGCAAGGCACTCACGGACCTGGAACAACTTGAAAAAGGCGTGCGCCAGGTGGAAAGCACCCCGGAAACCGGCGATGCCAATGCCAAAGACTGA
- the hpnC gene encoding squalene synthase HpnC, with product MATSHYENFPVASWLLPKYLRRPIAVIYAFARTADDFADEGELAPGERIAKLDAYGAALEAIAAGEPATDPVFIALADVIARHALPLQLFQDLLTAFRMDVTTTRYADFDAVLHYCRHSANPVGRLLLHLSHQATPDNLRDADAVCTALQLINFWQDLAQDYQENRRIYLPQDDMARYGVTEQHLRDQISDTAMAALMAAQRQRTRSLMLSGAPLGTRLPGRLGWEIRLTIAGGLGVLDALARQQNLFSRPRLRRRDWLRLAGRALRLPQDTVPPPQERPTP from the coding sequence CTGGCCACATCCCACTACGAGAACTTTCCCGTCGCCTCCTGGCTGCTGCCCAAATACCTGCGCCGGCCCATCGCCGTCATCTACGCCTTCGCCCGCACCGCGGACGACTTTGCCGACGAGGGTGAGCTGGCGCCCGGGGAACGCATCGCAAAGCTGGATGCCTATGGCGCCGCGCTGGAGGCCATCGCCGCCGGGGAGCCCGCCACCGATCCCGTGTTCATCGCCCTGGCCGACGTCATTGCCCGCCACGCCCTGCCCCTGCAGCTCTTTCAGGATCTGCTCACCGCTTTCCGCATGGACGTGACCACAACGCGCTACGCCGATTTCGACGCCGTGCTGCACTATTGCCGCCACTCCGCCAACCCCGTGGGCCGTTTGCTGCTGCATCTGTCACACCAGGCCACACCGGACAATCTGCGCGACGCCGATGCCGTCTGCACCGCCTTGCAGCTTATCAATTTCTGGCAGGATCTGGCCCAGGACTACCAGGAAAACCGGCGCATCTACCTGCCCCAAGACGACATGGCCCGCTACGGCGTCACCGAGCAGCACCTGCGGGACCAGATCAGCGACACCGCCATGGCGGCGCTCATGGCCGCCCAACGCCAACGCACCCGCAGCCTCATGCTGTCCGGTGCGCCCCTGGGAACGCGGCTGCCGGGCCGCCTGGGGTGGGAAATCCGCCTCACCATCGCCGGCGGCCTGGGCGTGCTCGATGCCCTGGCACGCCAGCAAAACCTGTTCTCCCGCCCCCGGCTGCGGCGGCGTGACTGGCTGCGGCTGGCTGGGCGGGCGCTGCGGCTGCCGCAAGATACAGTGCCGCCCCCGCAAGAGCGGCCCACCCCATGA
- a CDS encoding ferritin-like domain-containing protein, with product MSSLFPLAHQCLAAADPDTKVALTHAAARAWQSGKAALAAAAPPQPVAEPGRPPRPKLVPPRELPRRRLSSPAGRAALIHAITHIEFNAINLAWDAVYRFRGLPREFYDGWVQVADEEARHFSLLRHRLRELGFDYGDLPAHDGLWQMAQDTAHDVLVRMALVPRVLEARGLDVTPGMMQRLREAGDTTTADILAIILREEVGHVAIGSRWFRWTCEQRGMEPESTFRALLQRHMKGRLKGPFSIDARLRAGFSREELAALAESAR from the coding sequence ATGAGCAGCCTGTTTCCCCTGGCCCACCAATGCCTGGCCGCCGCCGACCCCGACACCAAAGTGGCGCTGACGCACGCCGCCGCCCGCGCCTGGCAAAGTGGAAAGGCCGCTTTGGCCGCGGCAGCGCCACCCCAGCCTGTCGCCGAGCCGGGCCGGCCGCCGCGGCCAAAGCTGGTGCCACCGCGGGAGCTGCCGCGGCGCAGGCTCTCCAGCCCCGCGGGCCGGGCGGCTTTGATTCACGCCATCACCCACATCGAATTCAACGCCATCAACCTGGCCTGGGATGCCGTCTACCGCTTTCGCGGTCTGCCGCGGGAATTCTACGACGGCTGGGTGCAGGTGGCGGACGAAGAGGCCCGGCATTTTTCTCTGTTGCGGCACCGGCTGCGGGAACTGGGCTTTGACTACGGCGATTTGCCCGCCCACGACGGTCTGTGGCAGATGGCGCAGGACACCGCCCATGACGTGCTGGTGCGCATGGCGCTGGTGCCGCGGGTGCTGGAAGCCCGCGGGCTGGACGTGACGCCGGGCATGATGCAACGCCTGCGCGAGGCCGGCGACACCACCACAGCGGACATCTTGGCCATCATCCTGCGGGAAGAGGTGGGCCACGTGGCCATCGGCTCGCGCTGGTTCCGCTGGACCTGCGAGCAGCGCGGCATGGAACCGGAATCCACCTTCCGCGCCCTCCTCCAGCGTCACATGAAGGGCCGGCTCAAAGGCCCCTTTTCCATCGACGCGCGCCTGCGGGCTGGATTTTCACGGGAGGAACTGGCAGCCTTGGCGGAGAGCGCCCGGTAG
- a CDS encoding sulfite reductase subunit A translates to MDSPPQQHAWFLPRPGLQDLFDALRAAGYRLSGPQIKEGVIVFDEISNCAQLPQGVRDAQAPGEYRLRQNDSPRQFAWANGPQALKPLLFAPREVLWRAQQDGHGKLQFHPLKPDPRPLAVVGARACDIAAMQVQDRVFLCGPHPDPYYAARRNNLFVVAVHCSHPATTCFCASTGDGPQAVQGFDIALAELDQGFVVETGTEAGAAMVAGLHLKAATAAQTGAAQAESERAAAVQTRRLPEGALRDRLFAALDHPRWDEVAARCLSCGNCTMVCPTCFCHSQSEQPALDGAHSEHTREWDSCFTQGHSYIHGLTLRPDTRSRYRQWLTHKLASWWDQFDSSGCVGCGRCITWCPAGIDITAEARAVAGEDDG, encoded by the coding sequence ATGGATTCGCCGCCTCAGCAGCACGCCTGGTTTCTGCCCCGCCCAGGCCTTCAGGATCTGTTCGACGCCCTGCGCGCCGCCGGTTACCGCCTCAGCGGCCCGCAGATCAAAGAAGGCGTCATTGTCTTTGACGAGATAAGCAACTGCGCTCAGCTGCCCCAAGGCGTCCGGGATGCCCAGGCGCCGGGCGAATACCGTCTCCGGCAAAATGACTCCCCCCGCCAGTTCGCCTGGGCCAACGGCCCCCAAGCGCTGAAACCCCTGCTGTTCGCCCCCCGCGAGGTGCTGTGGCGGGCGCAGCAAGACGGGCACGGCAAGCTGCAATTCCATCCCCTGAAGCCCGATCCCAGGCCCCTGGCCGTCGTCGGCGCGCGTGCCTGCGACATTGCCGCGATGCAGGTGCAGGACCGGGTGTTTCTCTGCGGCCCCCACCCCGACCCCTATTACGCCGCGCGCCGGAACAACCTGTTTGTTGTTGCAGTGCACTGCAGCCATCCCGCCACCACCTGTTTTTGTGCCTCCACCGGCGACGGGCCGCAGGCGGTACAGGGCTTTGACATCGCCCTGGCTGAACTGGACCAGGGTTTTGTGGTGGAAACAGGCACCGAGGCCGGTGCCGCCATGGTCGCCGGTCTGCACCTCAAGGCCGCCACAGCGGCGCAAACCGGTGCTGCCCAAGCCGAGAGCGAAAGGGCGGCCGCAGTCCAGACCCGCCGCCTGCCAGAGGGCGCCTTGCGCGACCGGCTGTTTGCCGCCCTGGATCATCCCCGCTGGGACGAGGTCGCGGCGCGCTGTTTGTCCTGCGGCAACTGCACCATGGTCTGCCCCACCTGCTTCTGCCACAGCCAGAGTGAGCAGCCTGCCCTGGACGGCGCCCACAGCGAGCACACGCGGGAGTGGGACTCCTGCTTCACCCAGGGTCACAGCTATATCCACGGCCTGACCCTGCGCCCCGACACCCGCAGCCGCTACCGCCAGTGGCTCACCCACAAGCTGGCGAGCTGGTGGGACCAGTTCGACAGCAGCGGCTGCGTGGGCTGCGGCCGGTGCATCACTTGGTGCCCGGCCGGAATCGACATCACCGCAGAAGCGCGTGCCGTGGCGGGGGAGGATGATGGCTAG